From Chryseotalea sp. WA131a:
CAAACGCGGATTGGTCGATTGGATGCTTTCTATTTTTTGAAAACCACTTCTCCTGTATTTTAAGAGTTGGGTAATCTGCCCCTTACTCTGGGCAAGCGAATTTTCCACGAAAGGCTTCAATTGAACACCGAGCATGCTATCCAACGAAAACAAAACCAAGTTTGCCTTTTGCGAAGCGGTATCAATCGAAAAAATGAGTTGGATGGATGAGTTTAGCGAAAGCAGATTTTGAAGAGGCGGAGGCAATGGCTCTTCCATGACTCCATTTGTCAGTTGATTTTTCCCCGCTTCGGCTTTGGCCATCCAACTATTGATGGTGGCATCTGAAATCTGATTGACCGAGAAAAGAATCGCCTCCAATTGCTTTTGGTAAATGCCCTCAATCATTTTTTCATCTTTAGTAAGCGATGAGATTTCATACACCGAAAAGAACAAGGCGGGTATGAGAAACACTACGGTAAGGATGATGGCAATTCTTCGGGTGGCCGACATTCAAGCACGGATATAAGTCAATCGCTCAAAGGTCGCAAAAGTTTTGGTTTGATGAATGTAAAAAATTGTAATAGCTATTCACTTCTCAAACTCTCCACTGGGTTACTCACCGCAGCTTTCATTGCTTGATATCCGACCGACACAATTGCTGTTATTAGTAAAATACAGGCAGAAATTAGAGGAAACTCCCACGTAAAATCAATTCGGTAGACGTATGACTTGAGCCAGAAATTAGACAAGTAAATTGCTACTGGCAGGGCTAAGCCGAACGCTATTACCAGCAATTTCGAGAAATCAGAGGAAATCAACAATACTAGATGCTGAACGCTCGCGCCCATTACTTTACGAATGCCAATTTCTTTTGTTCTTTGCTCGGCCATAAAAGTAGCCAATCCAAACAAGCCAAGGCTGGAAATAAAAATTGCAATGGTGGTGAACGCCAACGAAAGCTTTTGAATGGTTAGTTCGCTAGTATACTGCTTCTCAAAATTCTTATCTAAAAATTGATATTCAAATGGGTAAGTTGGGTCGAATTTCTTATGCACTTCTTGTAGTCCTTTAATAGCTTGTTGGAAATAACCGTTTTCAATTTTCACAAATCCACGCCAAGTGTTATCTGTTCTATACATTATTATCAATGGCTCAATTTTGCTATGCAGACTTTGGTTATGAAAATCTTTGATAACACCAATCACTTTGCCTGACGGGCTATTCCAAACATCGAGTGGTGCACCGATGGCGTTAGTATATCCAAGGCGAGCTGCCGCGGTTTCGTTAATGATGTAGTTGGTCGAATCGGCCTTTTCGTTAGTGAAGTCAGATCCTTCTTTCAATTCCATTTTCATAGTGGTGAGAAAATCTCTATCGGTAAATATTAATTTGAAAGGGACTCTTTCGGCTTCGTTTTTGCCAGGCCATTTCACATCGGTAGTCATGGCTCCAACCGAAAATGGATTTTGCCCAGCAAATGTGATGCTTTCGATGCCTTTCGTTTTCAGTGCTTCATTTTTAAAGGTCTGTTGATTATTTGTCACACCATTATACATATCAAACACGATAATATTGTCCTTGTTAAAACCAAGGTTCTTGGTCATAATGAACTGTGTTTGCTTGAAGACTACGAGGCTAACGACAATGAGTATTACGGATAATCCAAATTGAAATATGACTAAACCTTTTCGCAGCTTTCCCCCCGCAATAGTTGATTGAATTTGCCCTTTGAGAACGGAAGCTGGTTTAAAAGAGGATAAGAAAAAAGCTGGATAACTTCCCGCTATTAAACTTACCGTGATGGTCAGCAAAGTAACGGCAATAAGAAAAATGGGATTAAAAAAATTTACAACAATTTGACGCCCCATTATTTCATTGAAGAAGGGAAGTAGGAGTTGAGCCAGAACAAGTGAAATAACTACGCTAGTAGAAGTGATGATCAATGATTCGCTAATAAATTGCCCGATCAGCTGACCTTTTTTTGCTCCCGAAGCTTTGCGCACACCAACCTCTTTACTTCTCCCGGCAGAGCGCGCGGTTGCTAAATTCATATAGTTGATGCAAGCGATGAATAATATAAAAACAGCAGTGAGCACAAATAGCCGCACATATTCTATTCTACCCCCCGTAGGTTTTCCGTTTTCATAATTGTCATTAAGATATTTATCCGTTAGTTGTTGTGCAAAAGGTTGATGCATACAATCAGGACAGTGTTTTTTAACAATCGTTTTTAGTTTTGTGTTAAGATTTTCAATGTCAGCATTGCGCTTCACTTTTATGTAAGTTTGATCGTTGAAATTTTCCCAATGCGACATCCATTCGTTTTCTTTGTAGTATACTT
This genomic window contains:
- a CDS encoding ABC transporter permease, which encodes MLRNYLTSAFRNFTRHLSYSFINIFGLAIGLTAAILIAIWVNDEINVDTGYVDHDRIYQVLYNSTFSDGHIETSESTAGPLAEAIIADVTEVEAAGRWDDPTPRLLRHENKSLLLKGLWTDPSIMKIFSFKVVKGRTKDLLKDPNSFVITQLTADKFFPGQDAIGKTFKIDEKYDMTVSAVIEETPSNASKHFDFLLPYEVYYKENEWMSHWENFNDQTYIKVKRNADIENLNTKLKTIVKKHCPDCMHQPFAQQLTDKYLNDNYENGKPTGGRIEYVRLFVLTAVFILFIACINYMNLATARSAGRSKEVGVRKASGAKKGQLIGQFISESLIITSTSVVISLVLAQLLLPFFNEIMGRQIVVNFFNPIFLIAVTLLTITVSLIAGSYPAFFLSSFKPASVLKGQIQSTIAGGKLRKGLVIFQFGLSVILIVVSLVVFKQTQFIMTKNLGFNKDNIIVFDMYNGVTNNQQTFKNEALKTKGIESITFAGQNPFSVGAMTTDVKWPGKNEAERVPFKLIFTDRDFLTTMKMELKEGSDFTNEKADSTNYIINETAAARLGYTNAIGAPLDVWNSPSGKVIGVIKDFHNQSLHSKIEPLIIMYRTDNTWRGFVKIENGYFQQAIKGLQEVHKKFDPTYPFEYQFLDKNFEKQYTSELTIQKLSLAFTTIAIFISSLGLFGLATFMAEQRTKEIGIRKVMGASVQHLVLLISSDFSKLLVIAFGLALPVAIYLSNFWLKSYVYRIDFTWEFPLISACILLITAIVSVGYQAMKAAVSNPVESLRSE